One Methanolinea sp. DNA window includes the following coding sequences:
- the brxD gene encoding BREX system ATP-binding protein BrxD, translating to MPTRVPEVAGSRKLESQNIINALRRGTVPGSGLERIAVGLEMEENTIRAQLDYVSQGGGDLKFVRGEYGSGKTFLVARSLEIAREMGFVTAHVVVSPTCPLHKFREVYRQICGTLRTREEEHALKSIVDTWLFGIEERILRVSDRTIPEDVLEKATLAEIETALAGISELNSSLAAALRTYYRAGNEGDFQTAQSAIGWICAETNVGRDFKQKAGIRGEIDEASAFTFLRGLVRIIVSAGYKGLAVALDELETTQSLPRNQREKSYHVLQAIVESLDRGDLSHAYFLFTGTPAFFDGPRGIRTLPPLYDRICIVKPEEGFRNPRQPQIALAKFDARKLEQVALKVMEIYGEAYSDVDRSRVSHRFIRAMISRVTEKFGGRVDVIPRIFLKEFIDVLDKCELYEDYNPSEQYRFDAGHLKGELREEEEAVMVVEF from the coding sequence ATGCCTACAAGGGTGCCTGAAGTGGCGGGGAGCCGGAAGCTCGAGAGCCAGAACATCATCAATGCCCTGCGGAGGGGGACTGTCCCCGGGAGCGGCCTCGAGCGGATCGCCGTCGGGCTCGAGATGGAGGAGAACACGATCAGGGCGCAGCTGGACTACGTCTCGCAGGGCGGGGGCGACCTCAAGTTCGTCAGGGGCGAGTACGGGAGCGGCAAGACGTTCCTCGTCGCCCGGTCGCTCGAGATCGCGCGGGAGATGGGCTTCGTGACGGCGCACGTCGTGGTCTCACCCACCTGCCCCCTCCACAAGTTCCGGGAGGTTTACCGCCAGATATGCGGAACCCTCCGGACCCGCGAGGAAGAGCACGCGCTCAAGTCCATCGTCGACACGTGGCTCTTTGGAATAGAGGAGAGGATCCTCAGGGTGAGCGATAGGACCATCCCCGAGGATGTCCTCGAGAAGGCCACGCTCGCCGAGATAGAGACCGCCCTTGCCGGGATATCCGAGCTGAACAGCTCGCTTGCCGCCGCGCTCCGCACGTACTACCGCGCGGGCAACGAGGGGGATTTCCAGACCGCCCAGTCCGCGATCGGGTGGATCTGCGCGGAGACGAACGTGGGCCGGGACTTCAAGCAGAAGGCCGGGATCCGGGGGGAGATCGACGAGGCGTCTGCATTCACGTTCCTCCGCGGACTCGTGAGGATCATCGTGAGCGCGGGATACAAGGGCCTTGCCGTCGCCCTCGACGAGCTCGAGACGACGCAGTCCCTCCCCCGCAACCAGCGGGAGAAGAGTTACCACGTGCTCCAGGCCATCGTCGAGTCGCTCGACAGGGGAGACCTCTCGCACGCGTACTTCCTCTTCACGGGCACGCCCGCGTTCTTCGACGGCCCGAGGGGAATAAGGACGCTTCCTCCCCTCTACGACAGGATATGCATCGTCAAGCCCGAGGAAGGATTCAGGAACCCGCGCCAGCCCCAGATCGCGCTCGCGAAGTTCGACGCGAGGAAACTCGAGCAGGTCGCCCTGAAGGTGATGGAGATCTACGGGGAGGCGTACTCGGACGTGGACCGGAGCAGGGTGTCGCACCGCTTCATCCGCGCGATGATCTCGCGGGTGACCGAGAAGTTCGGCGGGAGGGTCGACGTGATCCCCCGGATATTCCTCAAGGAGTTCATCGACGTCCTCGACAAGTGCGAGCTCTACGAGGACTACAATCCCTCGGAACAGTACCGGTTCGACGCGGGACACCTCAAGGGGGAACTCCGGGAGGAGGAAGAGGCGGTCATGGTCGTCGAATTCTGA
- a CDS encoding aspartate aminotransferase family protein, with protein sequence MGKMVKVGETGFREDFRELDARYYMPAFSREIMIVRGQGSRVWDSTGKEYIDCVGGIAVCSTGHCHPEVTAAICEQAKRLIHCSNLFYVPGQAELAEKLVLLTGMAKAFFSNSGAEANEGAIKLARIATGRKKFVAFTHGFHGRTMGSLAVTHKPAIREPFLPLEPRCTFVEYGNLDALRAAMDNDVAGVFVEPIQGEAGVIIPPEGFLEGVRELCDKHGALMIADEVQTGMGRTGKWLAIQHTGVCPDIVTLAKGIASGFPMGALLAREGLEFKKGEHGSTFAGGPLACAAALATIRVIEEILPEIPSKGEAFRRGLARFNPRVRGLMVGITAGERCGEVQKACAERGVLVNCAADGNIRLVPPLVISHDEIGTVCRVLSDALAGGA encoded by the coding sequence ATGGGAAAGATGGTCAAAGTGGGAGAAACCGGGTTCCGGGAGGATTTCCGGGAGCTCGACGCCCGGTACTACATGCCCGCGTTCTCGCGGGAGATCATGATCGTCAGGGGTCAGGGGTCCCGGGTCTGGGATTCCACCGGGAAGGAGTACATCGACTGCGTCGGGGGAATCGCGGTCTGCAGCACGGGGCACTGCCACCCCGAGGTGACGGCGGCCATATGCGAGCAGGCAAAGAGACTGATCCACTGTTCTAACCTCTTCTACGTGCCCGGCCAGGCAGAGCTCGCGGAGAAGCTCGTCCTCCTCACGGGAATGGCAAAGGCATTCTTCTCGAACTCGGGTGCGGAAGCGAACGAGGGCGCGATCAAGCTCGCCCGGATCGCGACGGGGAGGAAGAAGTTCGTCGCGTTCACCCACGGGTTCCACGGCCGAACGATGGGATCGCTCGCCGTGACGCACAAGCCCGCGATACGCGAACCGTTCCTCCCGCTCGAGCCCCGGTGCACTTTCGTCGAGTACGGCAACCTCGACGCGCTCCGTGCGGCGATGGACAACGACGTCGCGGGGGTCTTCGTGGAGCCGATACAGGGCGAGGCAGGGGTCATCATCCCGCCGGAGGGGTTTCTCGAGGGCGTGAGGGAGCTCTGCGACAAGCACGGGGCCCTGATGATCGCAGACGAGGTCCAGACCGGGATGGGCCGGACGGGAAAGTGGCTCGCGATCCAGCACACGGGTGTCTGCCCCGACATCGTGACCCTCGCGAAGGGGATCGCGAGCGGTTTTCCCATGGGCGCCCTCCTCGCCCGCGAGGGGCTAGAATTCAAGAAGGGCGAGCACGGGAGCACTTTCGCGGGCGGGCCCCTCGCGTGCGCCGCGGCACTCGCGACGATTAGGGTCATCGAGGAGATCCTCCCCGAGATACCCTCGAAGGGCGAGGCATTCCGGCGGGGGCTTGCCCGTTTCAACCCGCGGGTCAGGGGACTCATGGTCGGGATCACCGCGGGTGAGCGGTGCGGGGAAGTTCAGAAGGCATGCGCGGAGAGGGGGGTCCTCGTGAACTGCGCCGCAGACGGGAACATCCGGCTCGTCCCGCCCCTCGTCATCTCGCACGACGAGATCGGGACGGTCTGCAGGGTCCTCTCCGATGCCCTCGCGGGCGGTGCCTGA
- a CDS encoding ABC transporter permease, with the protein MNEILEGCTEAFRLIVTLDPEIVEITGRSLGISLAATAIAALVAVPAGGLLHFSEFRGKRGIVTVIQALYALPTVVVGLFVFLLLSRSGPFGFLGLLFTPAGMVVGQAILIVPVLLGMTVLALSGVKRSLSDEIRAMGATRLQATMTLLGEARYAIVGGVILGFGRAISEVGVAMIIGGNIRGYTRVLTTAIALETSAGNIALSIALGIILLWISLAVTLALSFFQERKG; encoded by the coding sequence ATGAACGAGATACTCGAGGGGTGCACCGAGGCATTCCGCCTGATCGTCACCCTCGACCCGGAGATCGTCGAGATCACGGGGCGGTCGCTCGGGATATCCCTCGCGGCGACCGCCATCGCGGCCCTCGTCGCGGTCCCCGCCGGCGGGCTCCTGCACTTCTCGGAGTTCCGGGGGAAGCGCGGCATCGTGACGGTGATCCAGGCGCTCTACGCCCTCCCGACGGTCGTGGTCGGCCTGTTCGTCTTCCTGCTCCTCTCCCGGTCGGGGCCTTTCGGGTTCCTCGGCCTCCTGTTCACACCCGCGGGCATGGTGGTGGGCCAGGCGATCCTCATCGTCCCCGTCCTCCTCGGGATGACGGTCCTCGCGCTCTCCGGGGTGAAAAGGTCCCTTTCGGACGAGATCCGCGCGATGGGGGCAACGAGACTCCAGGCGACCATGACGCTCCTCGGGGAGGCCCGGTACGCGATCGTCGGCGGAGTCATCCTCGGATTCGGGCGCGCGATCTCGGAGGTGGGGGTTGCCATGATCATCGGCGGGAACATCCGCGGGTACACCCGCGTCCTCACGACGGCAATCGCGCTCGAGACCTCGGCCGGGAACATCGCGCTCTCCATCGCGCTCGGCATCATCCTCCTTTGGATCTCCCTGGCCGTGACGCTCGCCCTCTCCTTCTTCCAGGAGCGGAAAGGATGA
- a CDS encoding MBL fold metallo-hydrolase translates to MRCTSLASGSKGNCLLVEGDTTALLVDAGLTRREILARLHAAGKSAEGISAILVTHEHVDHVAAVMPLARELRIPVYATGGTLIDLLDAGGRRRDPVRAVKVDYGEVFSVGDFSISAFPVSHDAREPCGFLIREGDVVLACCTDTGTVTDRMREILSAADGLVLESNHCPRMLKDGPYPESLKRRIRSKRGHLSNNDAAACINGLCAHLHSVMLAHLSEVNNTPEKALACAREGAGLFSHGLEITVATNVGSPAGWPRGIRL, encoded by the coding sequence ATGCGCTGCACCTCCCTTGCGAGCGGGAGTAAGGGGAACTGCCTCCTCGTCGAGGGGGATACCACCGCCCTCCTCGTCGACGCGGGCCTCACGCGCCGGGAGATCCTCGCGCGGCTCCACGCCGCGGGAAAGAGCGCGGAGGGTATCTCCGCGATACTCGTCACCCACGAGCACGTGGATCACGTCGCCGCGGTCATGCCCCTCGCCCGCGAGCTCCGCATCCCCGTCTACGCGACGGGTGGCACGCTCATCGACCTCCTCGACGCGGGCGGGCGGCGTCGCGACCCCGTGCGCGCCGTCAAGGTCGATTACGGGGAGGTCTTTTCCGTGGGGGACTTCTCGATATCGGCCTTTCCCGTCTCCCACGACGCGCGCGAGCCCTGCGGGTTCCTCATCCGGGAAGGGGATGTTGTCCTCGCCTGCTGCACCGACACGGGCACCGTGACGGACAGGATGAGGGAGATCCTCTCGGCCGCCGACGGGCTCGTCCTCGAGAGCAACCACTGCCCCCGGATGCTCAAGGACGGGCCCTACCCCGAGTCGCTCAAGCGGCGGATAAGGTCCAAGCGCGGCCACCTCTCGAACAACGACGCGGCGGCATGCATCAATGGCCTCTGCGCGCACCTCCACTCCGTCATGCTCGCGCACTTAAGCGAGGTGAACAACACGCCGGAGAAGGCGCTCGCGTGCGCGAGGGAGGGGGCGGGGCTGTTCTCCCACGGGCTCGAGATCACGGTCGCGACGAACGTGGGATCGCCCGCGGGCTGGCCGCGGGGAATCCGCCTCTGA
- a CDS encoding substrate-binding domain-containing protein encodes MDISPPGDGCHALHALAFASLFAFLLLGGCVAVDRGPAQPSHGSPRLVLATTTSMYDSGLLDVLEPLFEERHGIDLLVTSQGTGKAFELARRGDCDVIIVHSPEEERAFIAAGHGTSRRCFAYNRFVIAGPVGDPAGIRGAGATEAFRRIAAAGMAGRPGVTFVSRGDGSGTHTVEKSIWESAGYNYTNEIRRSGPWYVETGRGMGETLQLAAEKGAYTLSDTATFLVFRGRGNLVPLVEGADIPANVYSVITVTPRNGSPERQRMAEEFAHFLLSPEIQEKIGEYGLEEYGTNLFSLVGDRCGELGCDCAGPASPPGTPPRPA; translated from the coding sequence ATGGACATTTCGCCTCCCGGGGACGGGTGCCACGCCCTCCACGCGCTCGCGTTCGCGTCCCTCTTCGCCTTCCTGCTCCTCGGCGGGTGCGTTGCCGTGGACCGGGGGCCTGCGCAACCGTCCCACGGCTCCCCTCGGCTCGTCCTCGCCACGACCACGAGCATGTACGACTCCGGCCTCCTTGACGTCCTCGAACCCCTCTTCGAGGAGCGGCACGGGATCGACCTCCTCGTCACCTCGCAGGGGACGGGAAAGGCATTCGAGCTCGCGAGGAGGGGTGACTGCGACGTGATCATCGTGCACTCCCCGGAGGAGGAGAGGGCATTCATCGCGGCGGGCCACGGGACCTCCCGCCGCTGCTTCGCGTATAACCGGTTTGTCATTGCCGGACCCGTGGGAGACCCGGCAGGCATCCGCGGCGCGGGTGCGACCGAGGCCTTCAGGAGGATCGCGGCGGCGGGCATGGCAGGCCGTCCGGGCGTCACATTCGTCTCGCGGGGGGACGGGTCCGGGACCCACACCGTGGAAAAATCCATCTGGGAATCTGCAGGATATAACTACACGAACGAAATACGAAGATCGGGGCCGTGGTACGTGGAGACCGGGAGGGGGATGGGAGAGACCCTCCAGCTCGCGGCGGAGAAGGGGGCGTACACCCTCTCGGACACGGCCACGTTCCTCGTGTTCCGCGGGAGGGGAAACCTCGTCCCGCTCGTGGAGGGGGCGGACATCCCGGCCAACGTGTACAGCGTCATCACGGTCACCCCGAGGAACGGGTCGCCGGAGAGGCAGAGGATGGCAGAGGAATTTGCACATTTCCTCCTCTCCCCGGAGATCCAGGAAAAGATCGGGGAATACGGGCTGGAAGAGTACGGGACGAACCTTTTTTCCCTCGTGGGAGACAGGTGCGGGGAACTTGGGTGCGATTGCGCGGGGCCTGCATCCCCGCCGGGCACGCCGCCGCGCCCCGCGTGA
- a CDS encoding glycosyltransferase, which translates to MEQVPPYTLVVPAYNEAGRIQRLLAQIEGAEGEFIFVCEGEDGTPEIVNRFARAHPGMNITCVHRQGRLGKGGAITEGMRRASGRLVGYVDADASTSFSQMVELFSLLGDADAVIGSRWVPGAVIERRQGLLRRLESRIFNGIVRLLFGLPFRDTQCGAKVFKKQAIDAVIGEMVSTGFEFDVELLWRLKEKGFSVREHPIAWCDTRSSHVRGTDGLKMLSRLLRLRVRQVVRR; encoded by the coding sequence ATGGAGCAGGTGCCGCCGTACACCCTCGTCGTCCCGGCGTACAACGAGGCCGGGAGGATCCAGAGGCTTCTTGCGCAGATCGAGGGAGCAGAGGGAGAGTTCATCTTCGTGTGCGAGGGAGAGGACGGGACCCCGGAGATCGTCAACCGCTTCGCCCGCGCCCACCCCGGGATGAACATCACGTGCGTCCACCGTCAAGGGAGGCTCGGGAAGGGGGGCGCCATAACCGAGGGGATGCGCAGGGCGAGCGGCCGCCTCGTCGGCTACGTGGACGCGGACGCGTCGACCTCCTTCTCCCAGATGGTGGAGCTCTTCTCCCTCCTCGGCGACGCGGACGCGGTCATCGGGTCCCGCTGGGTACCCGGTGCCGTCATCGAGCGGCGGCAGGGGTTACTCAGGCGCCTCGAGAGTCGGATCTTCAACGGTATCGTGCGACTCCTCTTCGGACTTCCCTTCAGGGACACGCAGTGCGGGGCGAAGGTATTCAAGAAGCAGGCGATCGACGCCGTCATCGGGGAGATGGTCTCCACGGGGTTCGAGTTCGACGTGGAACTCCTCTGGCGGCTCAAGGAGAAGGGTTTTTCCGTGAGGGAACACCCGATCGCGTGGTGCGACACGCGCAGCTCGCATGTCAGGGGAACGGATGGCCTGAAGATGCTCTCTCGGCTCCTCCGGCTCAGGGTCAGGCAGGTGGTGCGCCGTTGA
- the guaA gene encoding glutamine-hydrolyzing GMP synthase gives MIDAAEFIENAVEEIRREAGDRRVVMALSGGVDSSVCAALAARAIGDRLVPIYVDTGLMRKGETERISQVFGDLNLRVVPAAEMFFAALRGITDPEEKRKVIGELFIRIFEREARATGATALLQGTIYPDRIESEGGIKSHHNVGGMPLEIEFEKVIEPLRDLYKDEVRVLAAALGLPPEIQHRMPFPGPGLAVRVVGEVTPERIEVVREANHIVESEIVDRFGPWQCFAALVGLGTGVKGDNRVHGWIVAVRAVNSRDGMTADPLRLPWDVLERIALRITSEIPSVARVVYDVTPKPPATIEYE, from the coding sequence GTGATCGACGCGGCGGAGTTCATCGAGAATGCCGTGGAGGAGATACGGAGGGAAGCGGGCGACCGGAGAGTGGTGATGGCCCTCTCGGGGGGAGTCGACAGCTCTGTCTGCGCGGCACTCGCCGCGAGGGCGATAGGCGACCGGCTCGTCCCGATCTACGTGGACACGGGCCTGATGCGGAAGGGCGAGACCGAGCGGATCTCGCAGGTCTTTGGGGATCTCAACCTCCGCGTCGTCCCGGCGGCGGAGATGTTCTTTGCGGCACTTCGTGGAATAACCGACCCCGAGGAGAAACGGAAGGTCATCGGCGAGCTCTTCATCCGCATCTTCGAGAGGGAGGCGAGGGCGACGGGGGCCACGGCCCTCCTCCAGGGGACCATCTACCCGGACCGGATCGAGAGCGAGGGGGGGATCAAGAGCCACCACAACGTGGGGGGCATGCCCCTCGAGATCGAGTTCGAGAAGGTGATCGAGCCCTTGCGGGACCTCTACAAGGACGAGGTCAGGGTGCTCGCGGCTGCCCTCGGGCTCCCCCCTGAGATCCAGCACCGGATGCCGTTCCCCGGTCCGGGTCTCGCGGTCAGGGTCGTCGGCGAGGTCACGCCAGAGCGCATCGAGGTGGTAAGGGAGGCAAACCACATCGTCGAGAGCGAGATCGTGGACAGGTTCGGCCCGTGGCAATGCTTCGCGGCGCTCGTGGGTCTCGGGACGGGCGTGAAGGGGGACAACAGGGTCCACGGGTGGATCGTCGCCGTGAGGGCAGTCAACTCGCGCGACGGGATGACCGCCGACCCCCTGAGGCTCCCGTGGGACGTCCTCGAGAGGATTGCCCTCCGGATAACCTCGGAGATACCCTCGGTGGCGAGGGTCGTCTACGACGTCACGCCCAAGCCTCCCGCGACGATCGAGTACGAGTAG
- a CDS encoding ATP-binding cassette domain-containing protein, translating to MIAFENVSKRYGEREVLDGISFGVDEGEIFALIGPSGTGKTTILRLIAMLEDPTAGRITFMGRDTRVPEQERVFLRRQMGMVFQKPSVLRGSVHENVALGLKFRGYPPAEISRRVSEVLALVGLRGLERASAASLSGGELQRVAIARAIAPRPRLLLLDEPTANLDPVATEEIEDLISTLNREENTTVIFSTHDMAQGQRLATRVGVVLGRKMRELGDPFQVFSRPGSREVARMVGIENIFAGVVVGNEGGLARIDVSGVHVHAPCEFPPGTRVHLFLRAADVTVSTGADGGRSSARNVLPATITRVVACGPNARLALDAGIPIAALVTRQSCSELGLSAGKVVSVSFKANAVHVVPAPGSDEDSERNG from the coding sequence ATGATCGCGTTCGAGAACGTCTCGAAGAGGTACGGCGAGAGGGAGGTGCTGGACGGCATCTCGTTCGGCGTGGACGAGGGGGAGATCTTCGCGCTCATCGGCCCGAGCGGGACGGGGAAGACGACCATCCTGCGGTTGATCGCGATGCTCGAGGATCCCACCGCGGGGAGGATCACGTTCATGGGCAGGGACACGCGGGTCCCCGAGCAGGAACGCGTCTTCCTCCGCCGCCAGATGGGGATGGTCTTCCAGAAACCCTCCGTCCTGCGGGGGAGCGTGCACGAGAACGTCGCGCTCGGCCTGAAATTCAGGGGTTACCCCCCGGCCGAGATCTCCCGGAGGGTCTCGGAAGTCCTCGCGCTCGTGGGGCTCCGTGGCCTGGAGAGGGCGAGTGCGGCCTCGCTCTCGGGGGGAGAACTCCAGCGCGTGGCCATCGCGCGGGCAATCGCGCCGCGGCCGCGGCTCCTCCTCCTCGACGAGCCGACCGCCAACCTCGACCCCGTCGCGACCGAGGAGATCGAGGACCTGATCTCTACCCTCAACCGCGAGGAGAACACGACTGTCATCTTCTCCACCCACGACATGGCACAGGGACAGAGGCTCGCGACGCGCGTGGGCGTCGTCCTCGGGAGGAAGATGCGCGAGCTAGGGGATCCCTTCCAGGTCTTCTCGCGGCCGGGATCCCGGGAGGTGGCCCGCATGGTCGGGATAGAGAATATCTTCGCGGGGGTGGTGGTGGGGAACGAGGGGGGACTCGCGAGGATCGACGTCTCGGGCGTCCACGTCCACGCACCCTGCGAATTTCCGCCGGGGACACGCGTGCACCTCTTCCTGCGCGCGGCAGATGTCACTGTCTCGACGGGGGCGGACGGAGGGCGGAGCAGCGCGCGGAACGTCCTCCCGGCCACGATCACCCGCGTCGTCGCGTGCGGTCCCAACGCGAGACTGGCACTGGACGCCGGGATCCCTATCGCTGCCCTCGTCACGCGCCAGTCCTGCAGCGAGCTCGGACTCTCCGCGGGAAAGGTCGTTTCCGTCTCTTTCAAGGCAAACGCCGTCCACGTCGTGCCCGCCCCCGGGAGTGACGAGGATTCGGAAAGGAACGGATGA
- a CDS encoding CTP synthase: MKFIFVTGGVMSGLGKGITAASIGRILKNRGYSVTAVKIDPYLNIDAGTMNPGQHGEVFVLSDGSEVDLDLGNYERFLDIDLSAAHNITTGKVYRTVIEKERRGDFLGETVQIIPHITDEIKSCIKKAAEMEIPGQPPAEICLVEIGGTVGDIESMPFLEAVRQMRGELPPQDTVIVHVTLIPEDTMGDLKTKPTQHSVKALRELGLHADIIVGRSHRPIGAHTKRKISAFCDVPMRCVISAATVPDIYQVPMELEKEGLADALIEHLGLQKRPADTEWYRVVTREYTRRVSVGIVSKYGIEDVYLSIKEALKHAGRALSTEVMITWLDAERYEPAQLNDYDGILVPGGFGKRGIEGKIEAISWARTHGIPFLGLCLGFQLAVVEYARNVLSWEDATSAEVGEGKHVVAILPEQQGVRDLGGTMRLGDAKITLKSGTLVERLYGKREIVERHRHRYEVNPRFIPELEGAGLVFSGSCGERVEVLEIPGHPFFLATQFHPEFRSRPTRPSPPFIGFVKACATKEKANAAQEANA; this comes from the coding sequence TTGAAATTCATTTTTGTCACGGGGGGTGTCATGAGTGGACTTGGGAAAGGGATCACCGCCGCGTCCATCGGCCGCATCCTCAAGAACCGGGGTTACTCTGTCACGGCCGTCAAGATAGACCCGTACCTGAACATCGACGCGGGGACGATGAATCCCGGCCAGCACGGGGAGGTCTTCGTCCTCTCGGACGGGAGCGAGGTCGACCTCGACCTCGGGAACTACGAGAGGTTCCTCGATATCGACCTCTCCGCGGCACACAACATCACCACCGGGAAGGTCTACCGCACCGTGATCGAGAAGGAGCGGCGCGGCGATTTCCTCGGCGAGACCGTCCAGATCATCCCGCACATCACGGACGAGATCAAGTCGTGCATAAAAAAGGCGGCGGAGATGGAGATCCCGGGCCAGCCCCCCGCGGAGATCTGCCTCGTCGAGATCGGCGGGACGGTGGGTGACATCGAGAGCATGCCGTTCCTCGAGGCGGTGAGGCAGATGAGGGGGGAACTCCCGCCGCAGGACACGGTGATCGTCCACGTGACCCTCATCCCGGAGGACACGATGGGCGACCTCAAGACGAAACCCACCCAGCACTCGGTGAAGGCGCTGCGCGAGCTCGGGCTCCACGCAGACATCATCGTCGGGAGGAGCCACCGGCCCATCGGCGCCCACACGAAGAGGAAGATATCCGCGTTCTGCGATGTTCCCATGCGGTGCGTGATCAGCGCGGCAACCGTCCCCGACATCTACCAGGTCCCGATGGAGCTCGAGAAGGAGGGGCTCGCGGACGCACTCATCGAGCACCTCGGCCTCCAGAAGAGGCCCGCGGACACCGAGTGGTACCGCGTCGTCACGAGGGAGTACACGCGGAGGGTGAGCGTCGGGATAGTGAGCAAGTACGGGATCGAGGACGTGTACCTGAGCATCAAGGAGGCGCTGAAGCACGCGGGGCGTGCCCTCTCCACTGAGGTCATGATCACGTGGCTCGACGCGGAGAGGTACGAGCCGGCGCAGCTGAATGATTATGACGGGATCCTCGTCCCGGGCGGTTTCGGGAAGCGCGGGATCGAGGGGAAGATCGAGGCGATTTCGTGGGCGAGGACCCACGGGATACCGTTCCTTGGGCTCTGCCTAGGGTTCCAATTGGCCGTCGTCGAGTACGCCCGGAACGTGCTCTCGTGGGAGGACGCGACGAGCGCGGAGGTCGGCGAGGGGAAGCACGTGGTGGCGATCCTGCCCGAACAGCAGGGGGTGCGGGACCTCGGCGGGACCATGCGCCTAGGGGACGCGAAGATCACGCTGAAGAGCGGGACACTGGTCGAGAGGCTCTACGGGAAGCGGGAGATCGTCGAGAGGCACAGGCATCGGTACGAGGTGAACCCCCGGTTCATCCCCGAGCTCGAGGGGGCGGGACTCGTGTTCTCCGGCTCCTGCGGGGAGAGGGTGGAGGTCCTCGAGATCCCCGGCCACCCCTTCTTCCTCGCGACGCAGTTCCACCCGGAGTTCAGGTCGAGGCCGACGAGGCCTTCCCCCCCGTTCATCGGCTTCGTGAAGGCCTGCGCGACGAAGGAGAAGGCGAACGCGGCACAGGAGGCGAACGCGTGA